From a single Calothrix sp. NIES-2098 genomic region:
- a CDS encoding peptidase C14 caspase catalytic subunit p20 gives MKRRTFLQRIGSILAVLGVTEAEWLTLGNRYYQALAQPNPRKFALLIGINQYGQNSNLSGCLTDVELQKELLIYRFGFSAANILTLTEEQASREFIEAAFSEHLGKQARPGDVVVFHFSGYGTRIKLGTDTVQNALVSADIQNNQNVNYLLEETLLLLLRSLPTDRVTAVLDTSYYAPTIQPPGLRVRARSELVDTELASAELEFLKQLKTQNLSSKGELTPPLLLTATLDPKQSAREVLLSGFSAGLFTYALTQYLWEAIPAKTIQVSLSQVESSMRKLGSKQQPALLSSKKNPLLTDRFLPDSPVGGEGAIIATEEDGKTVSLWLAGLPPQVLEYYGVNSRLSLVSGEQLVLRSRTGLTAKAQLSSFDTTTRLQVGQLVQETVRVLPRNINLIVGLDTGLERIERVDATSAFATVSHVSTVVAGEQPADYLFSKLLQTPTRYGLFSIGGDPILNTAGEVGEAVKVAVQRLAPKLPTLLAAKLWRLTENEGSSRLAIKATLEIVNSISPRAVIQRETMRTLGAETQTNKSLSTITVPIGSRMQYRLQNLGDRPVYFILLGLKNSRSAIAFYPWQTPPQTDTSQTTPLVKQLVIAPGETFTLPQSAAASEWVIAGPAYECEHQLIFSTTPFNETLTTLETAKNSTTDQQPIGPLLNPLEVAQAILQDLHNASPIKAEINATPADSYVLDVNNWATLSFNFQVA, from the coding sequence ATGAAGCGTCGGACTTTTTTACAACGAATTGGTTCAATACTCGCAGTTTTGGGCGTAACTGAGGCTGAGTGGTTGACTTTGGGAAATCGCTATTACCAAGCTTTAGCCCAACCTAATCCGCGTAAATTTGCTTTATTAATAGGTATTAATCAATACGGACAAAATTCTAACCTCAGCGGTTGCTTGACAGATGTAGAACTACAAAAAGAACTGTTGATATATCGCTTTGGTTTTTCAGCCGCCAATATCCTGACGTTAACAGAGGAACAAGCTAGCCGGGAATTTATCGAAGCGGCTTTTTCAGAACATCTGGGTAAGCAAGCTAGACCTGGAGATGTTGTAGTCTTTCACTTTAGCGGCTATGGTACGCGGATTAAATTAGGAACTGACACGGTACAAAATGCGCTAGTATCAGCAGATATACAAAATAATCAAAATGTCAATTATTTATTAGAAGAAACTCTACTGTTATTGTTGCGATCGCTCCCTACAGATCGTGTCACCGCAGTATTAGATACTAGTTACTATGCTCCGACAATTCAGCCACCAGGATTGCGAGTTCGTGCCCGTTCAGAATTAGTAGATACGGAGTTAGCGTCAGCAGAACTAGAATTTCTCAAACAACTGAAAACGCAAAATTTATCGAGTAAAGGAGAACTGACGCCACCGCTGTTATTAACAGCAACGCTAGATCCGAAGCAATCAGCTAGAGAAGTGCTGCTATCTGGTTTTAGCGCTGGGTTATTTACCTACGCTTTGACTCAATATTTATGGGAAGCTATCCCCGCAAAGACAATTCAAGTAAGTCTGTCTCAAGTAGAAAGTTCGATGCGGAAGCTGGGTAGCAAGCAGCAGCCAGCTTTATTAAGTAGTAAGAAAAATCCCTTATTAACAGATCGTTTTCTTCCCGATAGCCCAGTTGGCGGTGAGGGCGCAATAATAGCCACAGAAGAGGATGGGAAAACAGTTAGTCTGTGGTTAGCGGGATTACCACCACAAGTATTAGAATACTACGGCGTTAACTCCCGACTCAGCTTAGTTAGCGGCGAACAGTTAGTATTGCGATCGCGTACTGGGTTAACCGCAAAAGCACAGCTTTCCAGTTTTGATACTACTACTCGTTTACAGGTCGGGCAACTCGTCCAAGAAACAGTACGAGTTTTACCCCGCAATATCAATTTAATAGTCGGACTGGATACTGGATTAGAAAGAATTGAACGAGTAGACGCTACTAGTGCTTTTGCGACAGTTTCCCATGTTTCCACTGTAGTTGCAGGAGAACAACCAGCTGATTATCTGTTTAGCAAACTGTTGCAAACTCCGACTCGCTACGGTTTATTTTCGATTGGCGGCGATCCTATTCTCAACACTGCTGGGGAAGTAGGAGAAGCAGTTAAAGTTGCAGTTCAAAGGTTAGCGCCAAAATTACCTACTTTATTAGCGGCTAAGTTATGGCGTCTTACAGAAAATGAAGGTTCTTCCCGCTTGGCAATTAAAGCAACCCTAGAGATTGTTAACAGCATATCGCCTCGCGCGGTCATTCAACGAGAAACTATGCGGACTCTCGGTGCAGAAACTCAAACTAACAAGTCACTTAGCACTATTACTGTACCGATTGGTAGCCGGATGCAATACCGCTTGCAAAATCTGGGCGATCGCCCGGTATATTTCATCTTACTAGGATTAAAAAATAGCAGGAGTGCGATCGCATTTTATCCTTGGCAAACTCCGCCCCAAACCGATACTTCCCAAACCACACCCTTAGTTAAACAACTGGTCATCGCCCCAGGTGAAACATTTACCTTACCACAAAGCGCTGCCGCTTCTGAATGGGTGATTGCGGGGCCAGCTTATGAATGCGAACACCAACTGATTTTTAGCACTACTCCCTTTAATGAAACCCTCACCACCTTGGAAACCGCTAAGAACAGCACAACAGATCAGCAACCTATCGGCCCGTTATTAAACCCTTTAGAAGTTGCCCAAGCCATACTCCAAGATTTACATAACGCTAGTCCAATAAAAGCAGAGATTAACGCTACACCTGCTGACTCCTATGTGTTGGATGTGAATAATTGGGCAACTCTCAGCTTTAATTTTCAAGTAGCTTAA
- a CDS encoding methylthioadenosine phosphorylase, with protein MAEAQIGIIGGSGLYKMDALKDLEEVQVQTPFGSPSDALIVGTLDRTRVVFLARHGRNHTLLPSELPFRANIYAMKQLGVQYLISASAVGSLKAEAKPLDMVVPDQFIDRTKNRISTFFGEGIVAHIAFGDPVCHNLAGVLADAIASLNLPEVTLHRGGTYVCMEGPAFSTKAESNLYRSWGATVIGMTNLPEAKLAREAEIAYATLALVTDYDCWHPDHDSVTVEMVIGNLQRNAVNAQKVIQETVRRLSENPPPSDAHSALKYAILTQLDKAPTATKEKLKLLLQKYL; from the coding sequence ATGGCAGAAGCGCAGATTGGGATTATTGGCGGTAGTGGTCTATACAAGATGGATGCACTCAAAGATCTAGAAGAAGTGCAGGTACAAACGCCATTTGGTTCGCCTTCCGATGCTTTAATTGTGGGTACATTAGATAGGACACGAGTAGTATTTCTGGCTCGCCACGGTCGCAATCACACGCTATTGCCATCAGAATTGCCATTCCGCGCCAATATCTATGCAATGAAGCAATTGGGCGTGCAGTATTTAATTTCAGCTAGTGCGGTGGGTTCGCTGAAAGCAGAAGCTAAACCACTGGATATGGTGGTTCCAGATCAATTTATTGACAGAACAAAAAATCGAATTTCAACGTTTTTTGGCGAAGGAATTGTGGCTCATATTGCCTTTGGCGATCCGGTTTGTCACAATTTGGCTGGTGTTTTAGCAGATGCGATCGCATCTTTAAATTTACCAGAAGTAACTCTGCATCGTGGTGGCACTTATGTATGCATGGAAGGGCCAGCATTTTCCACCAAAGCGGAATCGAATCTTTATCGCAGTTGGGGTGCAACAGTGATTGGGATGACAAATTTACCAGAGGCGAAGTTAGCTAGAGAAGCAGAAATTGCCTATGCAACTTTAGCATTAGTTACAGATTACGATTGTTGGCATCCAGACCACGATAGCGTCACAGTAGAAATGGTAATTGGTAATTTACAGCGCAATGCAGTGAATGCACAAAAGGTAATTCAAGAAACTGTGCGCCGCTTGAGTGAAAATCCGCCTCCTAGCGATGCACATTCGGCGTTGAAATATGCTATTTTGACTCAGTTGGATAAAGCACCAACAGCAACAAAAGAAAAATTGAAGTTGTTATTGCAAAAATATTTGTAG
- a CDS encoding TPR repeat-containing protein, producing MKIENHIALAVLLIFLNATSAIAAPQASQTPVAYTQATSSPTLTDREKLEIDDRVQEEVDRAFNHTTALLNILLVVLTMLPILAAAGVWLLRRSVISEVVAETKKRLEEEVEKQLEKEVAAELKNQTAAFKQELEVLKSDFLSQLSQLNNLYLDAQSQKEQILQQLSGLTPSPSLTQDYLHPEIQQKIQDLTTQLEILKSENPRLFFTANDYLKQGDALFFEGRYEDALGCYEKVTQREPDSYIAWVNKGWTLRKLGRYSEALLSYEQAISIQSDHYIAWFGCGNCLRNLQKYADAISSYEQTLKLQPDFHWAWFHIARCYTLQGDTELAIKNLTQAIKLRGDQHRKLAKTNSDFEAIRADERFQKLLEG from the coding sequence ATGAAGATCGAGAATCACATTGCGTTAGCAGTTTTACTCATTTTCCTAAATGCCACTAGTGCCATAGCTGCGCCCCAAGCAAGTCAAACACCAGTAGCCTACACACAAGCAACTTCCAGTCCGACGTTAACAGATCGGGAAAAATTAGAAATAGACGATCGGGTGCAAGAGGAAGTTGACCGTGCTTTTAATCACACTACAGCCTTACTCAATATTTTGCTAGTCGTACTGACCATGCTGCCCATTTTAGCGGCGGCTGGTGTTTGGTTATTGCGTCGCAGTGTAATTAGTGAAGTAGTCGCCGAAACCAAAAAACGCTTAGAAGAAGAAGTAGAAAAGCAACTGGAAAAAGAAGTAGCCGCAGAATTAAAAAATCAGACAGCAGCTTTTAAACAAGAATTAGAAGTATTAAAATCTGACTTTTTAAGTCAATTATCTCAATTGAATAATTTATATTTAGATGCACAAAGCCAAAAAGAGCAAATTTTGCAACAGCTATCTGGACTCACGCCTTCACCTTCCTTAACACAAGATTATCTTCATCCCGAAATTCAACAAAAAATTCAAGATTTGACCACCCAACTAGAAATTTTAAAATCAGAAAATCCTCGCTTATTTTTTACTGCTAATGATTACCTTAAACAAGGAGATGCTTTATTTTTTGAAGGTCGTTATGAAGATGCTTTAGGCTGCTATGAGAAAGTCACTCAAAGAGAACCTGATTCTTATATAGCATGGGTAAATAAAGGTTGGACGCTAAGAAAATTAGGACGTTATTCAGAAGCTTTACTATCTTACGAACAAGCAATTAGTATCCAATCAGATCACTATATAGCTTGGTTTGGCTGCGGTAATTGCTTAAGAAACTTACAAAAATATGCTGATGCAATTAGCAGTTACGAACAAACTTTAAAACTTCAGCCTGACTTTCACTGGGCTTGGTTTCATATAGCTCGTTGTTACACGCTACAAGGAGACACTGAGTTAGCAATTAAAAATCTCACCCAAGCAATTAAATTAAGAGGCGATCAACATCGAAAATTAGCAAAAACTAATTCGGATTTTGAAGCGATTCGCGCAGATGAGCGCTTTCAAAAATTGCTTGAGGGTTAA
- the sat gene encoding sulfate adenylyltransferase, with the protein MSYHSDAIAPHGGQLVNRIATPEQREEFLSKAEFLPRVQLDERAVSDLEMIAIGGFSPLKGFMNQEDYDRVVTEMRLANGLVWSIPITLSVAEEVASPLKEGGLIRLDNPKGEYIGVLQLTQKYRYDKTREAINVYRTDDAKHPGVKVLYNQEPIHLAGDIWLLKRDPHPYFPAYQIDPAASRQMFRTKGWKTIVGFQTRNPIHRAHEYIQKCALETVDGLFLHPLVGATKEDDIAADVRMRCYEILLEHYYPLDRVILAINPAAMRYAGPREAIFHALVRKNYGCTHFIVGRDHAGVGDYYGTYDAQYIFDEFEPSELGIVPMKFEHAFYCTRTKQMATTKTSPSRPEERVHLSGTKVREMLRRGELPPPEFSRPEVAAELARAMKVQVLA; encoded by the coding sequence TTGAGTTACCATTCAGATGCTATTGCGCCGCACGGTGGACAATTGGTTAATCGCATCGCCACGCCGGAACAAAGAGAAGAGTTTCTCTCCAAAGCTGAGTTTTTGCCAAGAGTGCAACTTGACGAACGCGCCGTTTCTGATTTAGAGATGATTGCGATCGGCGGTTTTAGTCCACTCAAAGGTTTTATGAACCAAGAAGACTACGATCGCGTGGTGACAGAAATGCGCCTAGCTAACGGTCTGGTGTGGTCAATTCCCATTACACTGTCGGTAGCCGAAGAAGTAGCTTCCCCCCTCAAAGAAGGCGGCTTGATCCGTCTAGATAACCCTAAAGGCGAATATATAGGGGTTTTACAGCTAACGCAGAAATATCGCTACGATAAAACCCGCGAAGCAATTAATGTCTATCGCACTGATGATGCTAAACATCCTGGGGTAAAAGTACTCTATAACCAGGAGCCGATACATCTTGCAGGCGATATCTGGCTGTTGAAACGCGATCCCCATCCTTATTTCCCCGCCTACCAAATCGATCCTGCCGCATCTCGGCAAATGTTCAGAACCAAGGGCTGGAAAACAATCGTTGGTTTTCAAACTCGCAACCCCATCCATCGCGCCCATGAATATATTCAAAAGTGCGCTTTAGAAACTGTAGATGGTTTATTTTTGCACCCATTGGTAGGGGCAACTAAAGAAGATGACATCGCTGCTGATGTGCGGATGCGCTGCTATGAGATTTTGCTGGAACACTACTATCCTTTAGACAGAGTGATTTTGGCAATTAATCCGGCGGCAATGCGTTATGCTGGTCCACGGGAGGCAATTTTCCATGCTTTAGTCCGCAAGAACTACGGTTGCACTCATTTTATTGTGGGACGCGATCACGCTGGTGTAGGCGACTACTATGGCACTTATGATGCTCAATATATCTTTGATGAGTTTGAGCCAAGTGAATTGGGTATTGTGCCAATGAAGTTTGAACACGCATTTTACTGTACGCGCACCAAACAAATGGCGACAACTAAAACTAGCCCTAGTAGACCAGAGGAACGGGTTCATCTGTCGGGAACCAAAGTTCGGGAAATGCTGCGTCGGGGTGAATTACCTCCCCCAGAATTTTCTCGTCCTGAGGTAGCGGCGGAGTTGGCAAGGGCAATGAAAGTGCAAGTATTAGCTTAG
- a CDS encoding tRNA (5-methylaminomethyl-2-thiouridylate)-methyltransferase gives MKKVVVGLSGGVDSSTAAAILHNQGYEVVGLTLWLMKGKGQCCSEGMIDAANICEQLGIPHQVVDIRDVFQTNIVDYLVTGYSAGITPLPCSQCNKTVKFGPMVQYAREQLGCDRIATGHYARISYDEATGRYQLLRAVDRNKDQSYFLYDLSQDLLAASVFPLGELQKADTRRIAAEYGLATADKPESQDLCLVESNGSMRAFLDKYLAPKKGDIVDTSGKVLGQHDGVHHYTIGQRKGLGIAAPEPLYVIELDAVNNKVIVGDRTKATQPECTVNRVNWVSIAEPSTPIHAEVQIRYRSHPTPVTVIPLENSRVRLVFDEPQFSITPGQAAVWYEGDKVLGGGIIEQFS, from the coding sequence ATGAAAAAAGTCGTCGTTGGTCTTTCCGGTGGCGTTGACAGTTCCACCGCCGCTGCCATACTACACAATCAGGGCTATGAAGTTGTTGGTTTGACCCTTTGGCTGATGAAAGGCAAAGGTCAGTGTTGCTCTGAAGGAATGATCGACGCGGCTAATATCTGCGAACAATTGGGAATTCCCCATCAAGTTGTTGATATTCGCGATGTCTTTCAAACAAATATTGTCGATTACTTAGTGACTGGTTATAGTGCTGGGATCACACCTTTACCTTGCTCGCAGTGTAACAAAACTGTGAAATTTGGGCCAATGGTGCAGTATGCGCGCGAACAATTGGGATGCGATCGCATTGCTACGGGTCATTATGCCAGAATTAGCTATGACGAAGCTACTGGACGCTATCAATTGTTAAGGGCGGTTGACCGTAATAAAGACCAGTCCTACTTCCTCTATGATTTGTCGCAGGATTTACTTGCAGCTTCCGTATTTCCCCTAGGCGAATTACAAAAAGCTGACACGCGGCGCATCGCTGCTGAATACGGACTCGCAACTGCCGATAAACCAGAAAGCCAAGACTTGTGCCTAGTGGAAAGTAACGGTTCGATGCGGGCATTTCTCGATAAGTATCTCGCCCCCAAAAAAGGCGATATTGTCGATACTTCGGGGAAAGTTTTAGGTCAACATGATGGTGTCCATCATTACACGATTGGACAGCGTAAAGGCTTGGGGATTGCTGCACCCGAACCATTGTATGTGATTGAATTAGATGCGGTGAATAATAAAGTGATAGTAGGCGATCGCACTAAGGCAACTCAACCAGAATGCACCGTCAATCGCGTAAATTGGGTTTCTATCGCTGAACCATCCACCCCAATTCATGCAGAAGTCCAAATTCGCTATCGTTCCCATCCCACACCAGTGACAGTAATTCCTCTGGAAAACTCCCGCGTGCGCTTGGTGTTTGATGAACCCCAGTTCAGCATCACCCCCGGACAAGCTGCGGTGTGGTACGAAGGGGATAAAGTCTTAGGTGGTGGAATTATCGAACAATTTAGTTAA